From Vanacampus margaritifer isolate UIUO_Vmar chromosome 8, RoL_Vmar_1.0, whole genome shotgun sequence, a single genomic window includes:
- the kbtbd8 gene encoding kelch repeat and BTB domain-containing protein 8, with translation MAASAEVGKLLQVQNGTPPSTNYNGVDAIHACNILQQLKALYDEAQLTDIVVEVDHGKTFSCHRNVLAAISPYFRSMFTSGLTESSQREVRIVGVESESMHLVLDYAYTSRVTLSESNVQALFTAASIFQIPALQDQCAQFMISRLDPQNCIGVFMFADAYGHQELKERSQDYIRKKFLCVSREQEFLQMTEEQLVSILNNDDLNVEKEEHVYESIIRWLEHDLSGREAHLAEVFSQCIRLPLLDDTFISRIPAPFACALSLSKDPVEAKARLTGTNGCPQRLGMTASEMVICFDAAHKHSGKKQTVPCLDTATGRVFKLCKPPNDLREVGILVSSENDIYIAGGYRPSNSEVSIDHRAESDFWQYEHAGNRWLPHAPLLRARIGCRLVHCCGKLYALGGRVYEGDGRNALKSVECYDARDNCWSAVSPMPMAMEFHSAVEYRDRIYVLQGEYFFCFDPRKDYWSHLSPMSVPRSQGLAALYKNCIYYIAGICKNHQRTFTVEVYDIERNSWSRKKDLPFDQATSPYIKAMLLQGKLHLFVRATQVMVEEHVFRTSRKNSLYQYDDEADAWTKVYETPDRLWDLGRHFECVVAKLYPQCLQRVL, from the exons ATGGCTGCCAGTGCAG AGGTGGGGAAGCTGTTACAAGTTCAGAATGGGACACCTCCAAGCACCAACtacaatggggtagatgccataCATGCCTGCAATATCCTTCAGCAGCTCAAAGCTTTGTATGATGAAGCTCAGCTCACAGACATTGTCGTAGAAGTGGACCATGGCAAGACCTTCTCATGTCACCGGAATGTTCTTGCCGCAATTAGCCCCTATTTTAG GTCCATGTTCACGAGTGGCCTTACAGAGAGCAGCCAACGGGAAGTCCGAATTGTTGGGGTGGAATCGGAATCTATGCACCTTGTCTTAGACTATGCCTACACGTCCAGGGTCACGCTCTCCGAGTCCAATGTCCAGGCCCTGTTCACCGCCGCCAGCATTTTCCAGATACCTGCCCTGCAGGACCAGTGTGCCCAGTTTATGATCAGCAGGCTGGACCCCCAGAACTGTATAGGGGTTTTCATGTTTGCAGATGCCTACGGGCACCAGGAGCTGAAGGAACGTTCACAAGACTACATCCGCAAAAAG TTCCTGTGTGTATCAAGAGAGCAAGAGTTTCTCCAGATGACCGAGGAGCAGCTGGTCAGCATTTTGAACAATGATGACCTCAATGTGGAGAAAGAAGAGCATGTCTATGAGAGCATAATCCGCTGGCTGGAGCACGATCTGAGTGGCCGCGAGGCCCATCTGGCGGAGGTGTTTTCCCAGTGCATTCGTCTGCCTTTGCTGGATGATACCTTCATCAGTCGCATACCTGCACCCTTTGCTTGCGCCCTGTCCCTGTCTAAAGACCCCGTCGAGGCCAAAGCCCGCCTCACTGGCACCAATGGTTGCCCCCAGCGCCTGGGAATGACCGCTTCCGAGATGGTCATCTGCTTCGATGCCGCTCACAAACACTCAGGGAAGAAGCAGACGGTACCTTGCCTAGACACAGCCACAGGGAGAGTGTTCAAGCTGTGCAAACCACCCAACGATCTCCGAGAGGTTGGTATCCTGGTGTCCTCAGAAAATGACATCTACATCGCGGGGGGCTACCGACCAAGCAACAGTGAGGTGTCCATAGACCATCGTGCAGAAAGCGACTTCTGGCAGTACGAACATGCGGGAAATCGATGGCTACCACATGCACCTCTTTTGCGAGCCAGAATCGGCTGTCGGCTGGTACACTGCTGTGGGAAGCTCTATGCATTGGGTGGCAGAGTGTATGAAGGCGATGGTCGAAATGCATTAAAGTCTGTGGAGTGCTATGATGCCAGGGACAACTGCTGGTCGGCTGTGAGTCCAATGCCAATGGCCATGGAGTTCCATAGCGCTGTGGAGTACAGAGATCGAATTTATGTCCTCCAAG GTGAATATTTCTTCTGCTTTGACCCTCGCAAGGACTACTGGAGTCATCTTTCCCCGATGAGCGTCCCTCGGAGCCAAGGTCTGGCCGCCCTCTATAAGAACTGCATTTACTACATCGCCGGCATCTGCAAGAATCACCAGCGCACATTCACCGTGGAAGTCTACGACATAGAAAGGAACAGCTGGAGCCGTAAGAAGGATCTGCCCTTTGACCAAGCCACAAGCCCGTACATCAAGGCCATGTTGCTGCAAGGCAAACTGCACCTGTTTGTACGGGCCACGCAGGTC